A stretch of the Candidatus Polarisedimenticolia bacterium genome encodes the following:
- a CDS encoding ABC transporter permease, producing the protein MARPLLAIRHSIREASEGLWRNPALSLLSAASIGISLYVLGLFLLLAFNLNRFVEALGRETQVQVYLLEKATRDNLSDLRAEFATDPAIAAVGFVSKEAARQRFQRDFPSLGDLPERVGSNPFPASFELEIRDAYRDPASLDRIAKSYEKAPGVEEVRYDRGWTERLVGIVALVQRGGYGIGILLALAALVTVGAVVQLTVLARREEIEIMKLVGATAAFIRGPFLLAAAVQGLVGGGIAVAGLLATHRLVERSEVFRTNPFMSLVAGRFLPAEAATALAAGGAVLGVLAAILSLRRAGTF; encoded by the coding sequence ATGGCACGCCCGCTGCTCGCGATCCGCCATTCCATCCGGGAAGCATCGGAGGGTCTGTGGCGCAACCCGGCCCTCAGCCTCCTTTCCGCCGCCTCGATCGGCATCTCGCTCTATGTGCTCGGGCTCTTCCTGCTCCTGGCGTTCAACCTGAACCGCTTCGTCGAGGCCCTCGGCCGCGAGACCCAGGTGCAGGTGTACCTGCTCGAAAAGGCCACCCGGGACAATCTCAGCGACCTGCGCGCCGAGTTCGCGACCGACCCGGCCATCGCCGCCGTGGGCTTCGTGTCGAAGGAAGCCGCCCGCCAGAGGTTCCAGCGCGATTTCCCGTCGCTGGGCGACCTGCCGGAGCGCGTCGGGTCGAACCCGTTTCCGGCCTCCTTCGAGCTGGAGATCAGGGACGCCTACCGCGACCCCGCCTCGCTGGACCGCATCGCCAAATCGTACGAGAAGGCCCCCGGGGTCGAAGAGGTGCGCTACGACCGCGGCTGGACCGAGCGTCTGGTCGGCATCGTCGCGCTGGTCCAGAGGGGAGGGTACGGCATCGGCATCCTGCTGGCGCTTGCCGCGCTGGTCACCGTCGGCGCCGTGGTCCAGCTGACCGTCCTGGCGCGCCGCGAGGAGATCGAGATCATGAAGCTCGTCGGGGCCACCGCCGCGTTCATCCGCGGTCCGTTCCTGCTCGCCGCCGCCGTGCAGGGACTCGTCGGAGGGGGGATTGCCGTGGCCGGTCTCCTCGCGACGCACCGCCTCGTCGAGCGGTCGGAGGTCTTCCGCACGAACCCGTTCATGTCCCTCGTGGCCGGCCGGTTCCTGCCGGCCGAGGCGGCGACCGCGCTGGCCGCCGGCGGCGCCGTGCTCGGGGTCCTGGCTGCCATCCTGTCGCTCCGCCGCGCGGGGACTTTTTGA
- the ftsE gene encoding cell division ATP-binding protein FtsE → MRHAAAPARGMIQFFHVTRKFSHGAPALDDVSVHIEKGEFVFLTGPSGAGKTTFLKMIFREDVPTSGQVVVNNEDVATMPARRIPHLRRQVGVVFQDFKLLPRKTVFENVAFATQVIGLPRKEQRSRTYHVLEMLGLNHRLHNYPEQVSGGEQQRMAIARALVNKPLILLADEPTGNLDPDLAKEIMGLFKDINSHGTTVIVATHDRDMIRRMGRRLVALDHGRLVAAAVA, encoded by the coding sequence ATGCGCCACGCCGCCGCACCGGCGCGCGGCATGATCCAGTTCTTCCACGTCACCCGAAAGTTCTCGCACGGGGCGCCGGCGCTCGACGATGTCAGCGTGCACATCGAGAAAGGGGAGTTCGTCTTCCTGACCGGCCCCAGCGGCGCCGGCAAGACGACGTTCCTGAAGATGATCTTCCGCGAAGACGTCCCGACCTCGGGGCAGGTCGTCGTCAACAACGAGGACGTCGCCACCATGCCGGCGCGGCGCATCCCGCACCTGCGCCGCCAGGTGGGCGTCGTGTTCCAGGACTTCAAGCTGCTGCCGCGCAAGACCGTTTTCGAGAACGTCGCCTTCGCGACCCAGGTGATCGGCCTGCCGCGGAAGGAACAGCGCAGCCGCACCTACCATGTGCTCGAGATGCTGGGACTGAACCACCGGCTGCACAATTATCCCGAGCAGGTGTCCGGCGGAGAGCAGCAGCGCATGGCCATCGCCCGCGCCCTGGTGAACAAACCCCTCATCCTGCTGGCCGACGAGCCGACCGGCAACCTCGACCCCGACCTGGCGAAGGAGATCATGGGCCTGTTCAAGGACATCAACTCGCACGGCACCACCGTCATCGTCGCGACGCATGATCGCGACATGATCCGCCGCATGGGCCGGCGCCTGGTCGCGCTCGATCACGGGCGCCTGGTCGCGGCGGCCGTGGCGTGA
- a CDS encoding cupin domain-containing protein: MAPLAALAIVLTVVAVAVLAQPSTASAGEGEATKKLVLQNDRIRAESNYYPAGAAVAEHEHTSPRAVVVVEGGTIEIRDANGKVSTLSLRNGDVVWRPPEKHSIVNIGSTPVRLVEVDILDCPKR; this comes from the coding sequence ATGGCCCCTCTTGCAGCCCTGGCGATCGTCTTGACGGTCGTCGCCGTGGCGGTCCTGGCGCAGCCTTCCACGGCTTCCGCGGGAGAAGGGGAGGCGACGAAGAAACTGGTGCTGCAGAACGACCGGATCCGCGCGGAGTCGAACTACTACCCGGCCGGGGCCGCCGTCGCCGAGCACGAGCACACCTCGCCACGGGCAGTCGTGGTCGTCGAAGGGGGGACGATCGAAATCCGTGACGCGAACGGAAAAGTGTCCACCCTGTCGCTGAGAAACGGCGACGTCGTCTGGCGGCCGCCCGAGAAACACTCCATCGTGAACATCGGATCGACCCCCGTGCGCCTCGTCGAGGTCGACATCCTGGACTGCCCCAAGCGCTGA